A single Thermoanaerobacter uzonensis DSM 18761 DNA region contains:
- a CDS encoding S-layer homology domain-containing protein has translation MSKKALIILTIMVTIVLAVSIPVLHSRAQSKKPFVPVLMYHHLQKEGTFDSKKYGGLITDPERFEKQMLYLKAAGYHTITLEQLRDFVLYNKPLPPKPIVITFDDGYLSNYTYAYPILKKLGMKAEINIIVSYVPDEVKKQKPGVFVPHFTWEQAKEMSDSGVIEIESHTYDLHSYRWNGFKKIPMVMGPVIINGHLETMEQYKERLYLDFLRSREIIKEKIGKAPICLAYPFGSGNKISDEIAKKVGFEMAFGIKEGVNYYGDNIMKLKRITVRDSDTGQDIVEKINKLSRDTGFIPFWDIKSMWSEKNILSSVIKGIFAGYEDGSFRPNKIISRAEFASLINRAFLKDKPVLQQEVSFKDVSQNAWYYKPIANIVNNGIMNGYEDNTFRPDNSITREEAISVLMKFYEPKENFDFAFFDPADKNDISSWAYDFIKKAYENNLIAGTNIDGKIYIYPKKPLTREEAAVLLDKIVKE, from the coding sequence ATGAGTAAAAAAGCGTTAATCATCCTTACAATCATGGTAACAATCGTACTTGCTGTATCAATTCCAGTACTACATTCAAGGGCACAATCTAAAAAGCCATTTGTGCCTGTTTTAATGTACCATCATCTTCAAAAAGAAGGTACATTTGATTCTAAAAAATATGGTGGTCTGATAACCGACCCAGAAAGATTTGAAAAGCAAATGCTTTACCTTAAAGCAGCAGGATATCACACTATAACTTTAGAACAGCTCAGAGATTTTGTGCTGTACAACAAGCCTTTACCGCCAAAGCCTATTGTAATAACTTTTGATGATGGATATTTAAGCAATTACACGTATGCATATCCTATACTCAAAAAATTAGGAATGAAAGCTGAAATAAATATTATAGTAAGTTATGTGCCAGATGAAGTAAAAAAGCAAAAGCCAGGCGTATTTGTCCCCCATTTTACATGGGAGCAAGCAAAAGAAATGTCAGATAGCGGAGTAATAGAGATTGAGAGTCACACATATGATTTGCACAGTTACAGATGGAATGGCTTTAAAAAAATTCCAATGGTAATGGGACCTGTAATAATTAATGGACATCTTGAAACAATGGAACAGTATAAAGAAAGGCTTTATCTAGATTTCTTGCGCTCACGAGAAATAATTAAAGAAAAAATAGGTAAAGCGCCTATATGTTTAGCATATCCTTTTGGTTCTGGAAATAAAATAAGCGACGAGATAGCAAAAAAAGTAGGTTTTGAAATGGCATTTGGCATTAAAGAAGGAGTAAATTATTATGGCGATAATATTATGAAGTTAAAACGAATTACTGTGAGGGATTCCGATACAGGTCAAGACATTGTTGAAAAAATAAACAAGTTAAGTAGGGATACAGGGTTTATTCCTTTTTGGGATATTAAAAGTATGTGGTCTGAAAAGAATATACTTAGTTCGGTAATAAAAGGGATTTTTGCAGGATATGAAGACGGATCTTTTAGACCAAACAAAATTATATCTAGAGCAGAATTTGCTTCTTTGATAAATAGAGCATTTTTAAAAGATAAACCGGTATTGCAGCAAGAAGTTTCCTTCAAAGATGTTTCTCAAAATGCATGGTACTATAAACCTATTGCAAATATAGTAAATAACGGAATTATGAATGGATACGAGGATAACACTTTTAGACCTGATAATTCCATAACGCGAGAAGAAGCCATTAGCGTTCTTATGAAATTTTATGAGCCAAAGGAGAATTTTGATTTTGCCTTTTTTGATCCTGCAGACAAAAATGACATTTCATCATGGGCATATGATTTCATTAAAAAAGCTTATGAGAATAATTTAATAGCTGGTACAAATATAGATGGTAAAATATACATTTATCCCAAAAAGCCTTTGACTCGAGAAGAAGCAGCAGTACTATTAGATAAAATAGTGAAGGAGTAG
- a CDS encoding PTS sugar transporter subunit IIA: protein MEIKDVLNEKMMVFDLKAKDKDGALEELVSVLKENGVVDDEEGFLEVVKKREEEFSTGIGYGVAIPHGKSSLVKKPAIVFGKSRQGIDYNSMDGKPAHLFFLIAVPDNSDELHLKVLAELSRSLMHKEVREELEKASTPEEVIKAFNK, encoded by the coding sequence ATGGAGATAAAAGATGTGTTGAACGAAAAAATGATGGTTTTTGATCTAAAGGCAAAGGACAAAGATGGAGCATTGGAAGAGTTAGTAAGTGTTTTAAAAGAAAATGGAGTTGTAGATGATGAAGAAGGCTTTTTAGAAGTAGTGAAAAAAAGAGAAGAAGAGTTTTCTACAGGTATAGGCTATGGGGTTGCAATACCTCATGGCAAAAGCAGTCTTGTGAAAAAGCCAGCAATAGTATTTGGGAAGTCTCGCCAGGGAATAGACTATAACTCAATGGATGGCAAACCTGCCCATTTATTTTTCTTAATTGCTGTGCCAGACAACTCTGATGAGTTACACCTTAAAGTTTTGGCTGAACTTTCAAGGTCTTTAATGCATAAGGAGGTGAGAGAGGAGTTAGAAAAAGCGTCAACACCTGAGGAAGTCATAAAGGCTTTTAATAAGTAA
- the pfkB gene encoding 1-phosphofructokinase: protein MITTVTANPAIDRTIIVEDLKLGYVNRVIRSRVDAGGKGINVAKNLKNFGDNVIALGFIGPNAKYIIDCLEDEGIKTDFVKIKNETRTNIKISDISRMEVTDLNEYGPHVSEEEIELIKQSIFKYAKESKVLVLSGSLPQGVPKTFYKDIIREVKSGDLKIILDADKEALLYGIEEKPYMIKPNVQELEDVVGKKLESLEEVIEKGKKLKDSGIEIVAISMGGRGSVVITKEGIYRVMPVKVEVKGTVGAGDAFVAGFAHGMYKGLPIEETIKIAAALSTSVVMKEGTRAGTLEEVNILKDKIEIERIERIER, encoded by the coding sequence ATGATAACAACAGTAACGGCGAATCCAGCAATTGACAGGACAATAATTGTTGAGGATTTGAAACTTGGTTATGTAAATAGGGTAATTCGATCAAGAGTAGACGCTGGGGGAAAAGGTATAAATGTCGCTAAAAACCTTAAAAATTTTGGAGACAATGTTATTGCTCTTGGCTTCATAGGACCGAATGCTAAATATATAATCGATTGTTTAGAAGATGAAGGCATAAAAACTGACTTTGTGAAAATAAAAAATGAGACGAGGACAAATATAAAGATTTCTGATATTTCAAGGATGGAAGTTACTGATTTGAATGAATATGGCCCTCATGTAAGCGAAGAAGAAATAGAGCTAATTAAACAAAGTATATTTAAATATGCTAAAGAGTCAAAGGTGCTTGTGCTTTCAGGAAGTTTACCACAAGGAGTGCCAAAGACTTTTTACAAAGACATAATTAGAGAAGTAAAAAGCGGTGATTTAAAAATAATTCTCGATGCTGACAAAGAAGCGCTTTTATACGGCATAGAAGAAAAGCCTTACATGATAAAACCTAATGTGCAGGAGTTAGAAGATGTAGTAGGCAAAAAGCTTGAAAGTTTAGAAGAGGTTATTGAAAAAGGGAAAAAGCTGAAGGATTCAGGCATAGAAATAGTTGCGATTTCTATGGGAGGCCGCGGCAGTGTTGTGATAACAAAAGAAGGAATATATAGGGTAATGCCTGTAAAAGTTGAAGTAAAAGGGACAGTTGGAGCAGGAGATGCCTTTGTTGCAGGCTTTGCCCATGGAATGTACAAAGGACTTCCGATTGAGGAGACAATAAAAATAGCAGCAGCTTTATCTACCTCAGTTGTCATGAAAGAAGGCACAAGAGCAGGCACTCTTGAGGAGGTAAATATATTAAAGGATAAGATTGAAATAGAAAGGATAGAAAGGATAGAAAGGTGA
- a CDS encoding DUF4127 family protein has product MFKKALWFVLTLCIFSLPASTYNEKFTMPKDDIIFIPLDSRPVNTQNVSLLTNMWGKNLILPPQNVLDDYTKPGNFKGLNEWLNEVIPRSNVYAVVISLQQYLNGGLIASRDIKNYKNYEERLSLLYKFLTENENKNIIIFSIIPRLTPTQFSDYQYIKYSDRLKEFSELTDKVDLFNQEKDKTRLEKIKKSIPPDVLTKYIELFELNKEINEKLIDWTKEGYIKTLVIGIDDTQKFSMSNMVARKLNQYAKTEQISNKVYVLHGADEIGMEITARLANEYYKQIPRFNVVYDVKDPDKVILPYEGADLKKIVEEKINFIGGKTDSSGECILYVHTHENLGIKNDIQKYKNRGQIFGIADVAYVNMADKKLINVLFDLNPLSFLYAGWNTPSNAIGTVISEMSLKMVLDKSILPSYKEEDAIKNFIAFSFIRYADDFAYQADIRNKMYKWAESNHMAKDKIDKKTADEELSIKMKPLINTIKGKYVGEIVKAGNSSVGIKDIEVKVRYPWNRMFEIEVLPEIILQQGS; this is encoded by the coding sequence ATGTTTAAAAAAGCTTTGTGGTTTGTACTGACTTTGTGTATATTTTCCTTGCCAGCTTCTACTTACAATGAAAAATTTACAATGCCTAAAGACGACATAATTTTTATACCTCTTGACAGCCGGCCTGTAAATACCCAAAATGTAAGTCTTTTGACAAATATGTGGGGAAAAAATTTAATTTTGCCTCCACAAAATGTACTTGATGACTACACAAAGCCGGGAAACTTTAAAGGGCTTAATGAATGGCTTAATGAGGTTATTCCTAGAAGTAACGTTTATGCTGTTGTAATCTCACTGCAACAGTATTTGAACGGAGGCCTTATAGCATCCCGTGATATCAAAAACTATAAAAATTATGAAGAAAGACTTTCGCTCCTTTATAAATTTTTGACAGAGAATGAAAACAAAAATATAATCATATTTTCAATAATACCTCGCCTTACGCCTACACAATTTTCTGACTACCAGTATATAAAATACAGTGACAGGCTAAAAGAATTTTCAGAGTTAACTGATAAAGTGGACCTTTTTAATCAAGAAAAGGATAAAACCAGACTTGAAAAAATAAAAAAAAGCATACCACCTGATGTGCTTACTAAGTACATTGAACTTTTTGAGCTAAATAAAGAAATAAATGAAAAGCTCATTGATTGGACAAAAGAAGGATATATAAAAACATTAGTAATAGGCATTGATGACACACAGAAGTTTAGCATGTCAAATATGGTGGCACGAAAACTTAACCAATATGCGAAAACAGAGCAAATATCGAATAAGGTATACGTACTCCATGGCGCTGATGAAATTGGCATGGAGATAACGGCAAGGCTTGCAAATGAGTACTACAAGCAAATTCCTCGTTTTAATGTCGTTTATGACGTAAAAGACCCTGATAAAGTTATTTTGCCTTATGAAGGAGCAGACCTTAAGAAAATTGTAGAAGAAAAAATTAATTTTATAGGAGGAAAAACCGATTCAAGTGGCGAATGTATATTGTATGTCCATACACATGAAAATTTAGGAATAAAAAACGACATACAAAAATATAAAAATAGAGGACAAATTTTCGGAATAGCAGATGTTGCATATGTTAATATGGCGGATAAAAAGCTAATCAACGTGCTCTTTGACTTAAATCCCTTAAGCTTTCTCTATGCGGGCTGGAATACTCCCAGCAACGCAATAGGGACAGTTATATCTGAAATGTCTTTAAAAATGGTTCTTGACAAAAGCATACTTCCTTCTTACAAAGAAGAAGATGCTATAAAAAATTTTATAGCTTTCTCCTTTATACGTTATGCGGACGACTTTGCCTATCAAGCTGATATAAGAAATAAAATGTACAAATGGGCAGAGTCAAACCACATGGCAAAAGATAAAATAGACAAAAAAACTGCAGATGAAGAACTTTCAATAAAAATGAAACCACTTATTAATACAATAAAGGGAAAATATGTTGGAGAAATAGTAAAGGCGGGAAATAGTTCTGTTGGCATAAAAGATATAGAAGTGAAAGTGAGATACCCTTGGAACAGAATGTTTGAAATAGAAGTTTTACCTGAAATAATATTACAGCAGGGTTCGTAA
- a CDS encoding S-layer homology domain-containing protein yields the protein MKNLKKLIAVVLTFALVFSAMAVGFAATTPFTDVKDDAPYASAVARLYALNITNGNTDGTYGVDQPVTRAMMTVFINRLSGYRDLAEMAKNDPPAFKDVPKNYWAIGDINLAAKLGLTHGVGNGMFDPEGKVTYAQALGFLLNALGYKNLSWPYGVVAQAQEIGLTSGVSLGYNDVINRGNLAILMNNALDLNLVTYDTNGNVVDTGKALISKLGSSANYLVVATNNVDSTVPAGYVAVKPANLNYGVYNFGAQQYISSGLVDFNKYLGEVVTVISDKSGNPIAATPLTTDIKTFTVTADPGVTVSGATYTFGDNSISVGNIPVVIDGIKTTLSAVYQNIDPGSKVTLINNDNATGYDYAIITDATGNWDQMIVVQNDVKAGDSYIDNRIAINDSNGNPYPVQGAVTKATDIKAGDVVYQVKIAGNTILYVVRQTVTGTVTQLTQATDGTKTVTINGTNYTLYKGTTIPGGSDLSSVTAGSSGTAIVAKNNTIVKWTATSTTATTKYAVVKYNTSFTWNNPIVSLALPDGSSTVLNVVYDNIPSSIPASVKAGDIVNYTVNSNGLIDTMSVVTNTVANDAYAYVDTTNNIIKFANDSASATNGAIYYVNSSTVFFNATISNGQVTGITPVKFTDVANGSTHNVLLATATGVRQLSVVVFNDPNLTANTSVQPMVYVTSVSTVYTSSTTSYTSLSVLENGVAKTYNAPAGTTLNVTAGNVYTLTLNASGNVTAATLVGPAYSGTVSFDYANNAIVANGTSYLLDPNVVVIDSATNTQVGLSSIVAGSTTVKLYTNSTTGKVVLIVK from the coding sequence ATGAAGAACCTCAAAAAATTAATAGCAGTGGTTCTTACATTCGCATTGGTGTTCAGTGCGATGGCAGTAGGTTTTGCTGCAACGACACCCTTCACCGATGTGAAAGATGATGCACCTTATGCATCAGCAGTGGCTCGTCTGTATGCTTTAAACATTACAAACGGTAATACAGACGGCACATATGGCGTAGATCAGCCAGTTACAAGAGCCATGATGACTGTTTTTATAAACAGATTGTCTGGCTACAGAGATTTAGCTGAAATGGCTAAGAATGATCCACCAGCCTTCAAAGATGTTCCAAAGAATTACTGGGCAATTGGTGACATCAACTTGGCAGCAAAACTTGGCCTTACACATGGTGTGGGCAATGGCATGTTTGACCCAGAAGGAAAAGTAACATATGCACAAGCTTTGGGCTTCTTACTCAATGCTCTTGGTTACAAAAACCTTTCATGGCCATATGGAGTTGTTGCTCAAGCCCAAGAAATTGGATTAACATCTGGCGTTAGCCTTGGCTACAATGATGTGATAAATCGTGGAAATCTTGCAATACTTATGAACAATGCTTTAGATCTAAACTTAGTAACATATGATACTAATGGCAATGTTGTAGACACAGGCAAGGCGCTAATTTCAAAACTTGGCAGTTCAGCAAATTATCTAGTAGTTGCAACAAACAATGTTGATTCTACAGTACCAGCTGGATATGTGGCAGTAAAACCAGCTAATTTGAATTATGGTGTATATAATTTTGGTGCACAACAATACATCAGCAGTGGGTTAGTAGATTTCAATAAGTATTTAGGCGAAGTAGTTACGGTTATATCTGATAAATCTGGTAATCCTATAGCAGCTACTCCATTGACAACAGATATTAAGACCTTTACTGTTACTGCAGATCCTGGAGTGACTGTAAGTGGTGCAACATATACTTTTGGCGATAATTCAATATCGGTGGGGAATATACCTGTTGTAATAGATGGAATAAAGACGACCTTGTCTGCAGTATATCAGAATATTGATCCGGGTTCAAAAGTAACACTTATCAATAATGACAATGCAACAGGTTATGACTATGCAATTATTACTGATGCAACAGGTAATTGGGATCAAATGATAGTAGTACAAAATGATGTAAAAGCTGGAGATAGCTATATTGATAATAGAATTGCTATAAATGATAGCAATGGTAATCCATATCCTGTTCAAGGAGCTGTTACAAAAGCTACAGATATTAAAGCAGGCGATGTTGTATATCAAGTAAAGATAGCAGGTAATACAATACTATATGTTGTAAGACAAACAGTAACTGGTACAGTTACACAACTTACACAAGCAACAGATGGAACAAAAACTGTTACAATAAATGGAACAAATTATACACTTTATAAAGGCACTACGATTCCGGGAGGGTCAGATTTAAGTAGTGTTACTGCGGGTTCATCTGGTACTGCTATAGTGGCAAAGAATAACACAATTGTTAAATGGACTGCAACTTCTACTACCGCAACAACAAAATATGCAGTAGTAAAATATAACACTTCATTTACGTGGAATAACCCTATAGTTTCATTGGCACTACCTGATGGTAGCAGCACAGTATTAAACGTAGTATATGATAATATACCATCTTCTATACCGGCATCTGTTAAGGCGGGAGATATTGTAAATTACACTGTCAATTCAAATGGCTTAATTGACACGATGTCAGTGGTTACTAACACGGTTGCAAACGACGCATATGCTTATGTTGATACAACAAATAATATTATAAAATTTGCTAATGATTCAGCAAGCGCGACAAATGGAGCAATATATTATGTAAATTCTTCAACAGTATTCTTTAATGCAACAATTAGTAATGGCCAAGTAACAGGTATTACACCTGTGAAGTTCACTGACGTTGCAAATGGATCAACACATAATGTATTGCTTGCTACTGCTACAGGCGTAAGGCAACTTTCAGTTGTTGTATTTAATGATCCAAACTTAACTGCAAATACTTCAGTACAGCCAATGGTTTATGTGACCAGCGTAAGTACAGTATATACTTCATCAACAACATCATATACTTCGCTAAGTGTACTTGAAAATGGCGTTGCTAAGACATATAATGCACCAGCAGGAACTACATTAAATGTTACAGCAGGTAACGTATATACACTTACATTAAATGCTTCTGGCAATGTGACAGCGGCTACTTTAGTTGGTCCTGCATACAGTGGAACAGTATCATTTGACTATGCTAATAATGCAATAGTTGCAAATGGAACATCATACTTACTTGATCCAAATGTGGTAGTAATTGATTCAGCTACAAATACACAGGTTGGTCTTAGCAGCATAGTTGCAGGTAGCACAACAGTTAAACTTTATACCAATTCTACAACTGGCAAAGTAGTCTTGATTGTAAAATAA
- a CDS encoding stalk domain-containing protein, which translates to MGRKGKYLFIFLLIFLIYSGTFAYATETYNIDGKNIFYNYPPINILINGEKQNPNMKPLMIDNHVFVPVRFISEKMGAQIGYDSTKVWITYNGDKIVLYFYKDTAYVNDKPVKLDSSVKLVNYGYTYVPLRFISEAFKNNVNWDENTNTVYIDSKTRTDTQIASAKLSDQSSNTTQTSQSNLNNTSTNQNTQDTSVKPYTVDSMGFTNINDVKSVIILTQDSNYNISKSPNKDAIFVDLNNAVLKNGVYGFALDDKIVKGVIPTQLTPTTVRVIITLNSDADYSVMQQDGKLIVNIQPIITTLPSSLMVNADVVNIRTGPGTQYDIITQVNNGDILSVIDKSGDWYKVKLQNGVVGWIAGWLTIAYNNPNQITSDTSDNLSDRRTLTAFNIQSSRGNIGQPLTSLPYAGKGVWYSIYSAMPTANDLSRFVTARVTHIYLEVATSKAGFPDKWKKWLDDLLPAAHRAGIKVIAWLYTDLKDTAYDASLTAQVANYVTPSGYRVDGIAADIEELPQKDPVTASKMVEDYATQTLKNLPAGMPFIAITYPPQYRPNYPYVTMAKYFDAIALMDYWHVSSANYTYDDAKNFVSDSIKKVQFLAGNNVNIEVILHGYDEGYGLPSVDELRGALDASKDAVGYSIYTWNTLSDELKDLFANY; encoded by the coding sequence TTACAGTGGAACATTTGCATATGCGACTGAAACTTATAACATCGACGGAAAAAACATCTTCTACAATTACCCACCTATAAATATCCTCATAAACGGGGAAAAACAAAATCCGAATATGAAGCCCCTCATGATTGACAATCATGTATTTGTGCCAGTAAGGTTTATTTCAGAAAAAATGGGGGCGCAAATAGGTTATGACAGCACTAAAGTGTGGATTACTTACAATGGAGATAAAATCGTCCTCTATTTTTACAAAGACACTGCCTATGTAAATGACAAGCCTGTAAAACTTGACTCATCTGTTAAACTTGTAAACTATGGCTATACATATGTCCCATTGCGATTTATAAGTGAAGCTTTCAAAAATAACGTCAATTGGGATGAAAATACAAACACTGTGTATATAGACAGTAAAACAAGGACAGACACGCAAATTGCTTCTGCAAAATTGAGTGATCAAAGTTCAAATACTACTCAGACTTCCCAATCTAATTTAAACAATACTTCCACAAATCAAAATACACAAGATACCTCTGTCAAACCATATACTGTAGATAGTATGGGATTTACTAATATAAATGATGTAAAAAGTGTAATTATTTTAACTCAAGATTCTAACTATAACATTTCAAAATCGCCAAATAAGGATGCAATTTTTGTAGATCTAAACAATGCAGTTTTAAAAAATGGAGTATATGGGTTTGCACTTGATGATAAAATTGTCAAAGGTGTTATTCCAACACAGCTTACTCCTACCACGGTGAGAGTAATTATCACCTTGAATAGTGATGCTGATTATTCCGTAATGCAACAGGATGGCAAATTGATAGTTAACATACAACCGATTATTACAACTCTACCTTCCTCTTTAATGGTAAATGCTGATGTAGTAAATATACGAACAGGTCCAGGTACACAGTATGACATTATAACACAAGTTAATAACGGGGACATATTAAGTGTAATTGACAAATCAGGTGATTGGTATAAGGTTAAACTTCAAAACGGAGTAGTAGGCTGGATTGCAGGATGGCTTACAATTGCATATAACAATCCTAATCAAATAACGAGTGATACTTCTGATAATCTTTCTGATAGGAGGACGCTGACAGCGTTTAACATTCAATCTTCAAGAGGAAATATCGGCCAACCTCTTACGTCTTTACCATATGCAGGGAAAGGAGTATGGTACAGCATATATTCTGCGATGCCTACGGCAAATGATTTAAGCCGTTTTGTAACTGCCAGAGTAACTCATATTTACCTTGAAGTTGCTACATCAAAAGCGGGATTTCCAGACAAGTGGAAAAAATGGCTGGATGATTTACTTCCTGCTGCACATAGAGCTGGAATAAAGGTTATAGCATGGTTGTACACAGACCTAAAAGATACGGCATATGATGCATCTTTGACGGCTCAAGTTGCCAACTATGTTACCCCAAGTGGTTATCGCGTAGACGGAATTGCTGCAGATATAGAAGAATTGCCCCAAAAAGATCCAGTTACAGCTTCAAAGATGGTAGAAGACTATGCAACACAAACTTTAAAAAATTTACCTGCAGGAATGCCTTTTATTGCGATCACTTATCCACCCCAATATAGACCTAACTACCCCTATGTTACAATGGCAAAATATTTTGATGCGATTGCTTTAATGGACTACTGGCACGTATCAAGCGCAAACTACACCTATGATGATGCAAAAAATTTTGTATCTGATTCCATTAAAAAAGTACAATTTTTAGCAGGAAACAACGTCAACATAGAAGTCATTTTGCACGGTTATGATGAGGGCTATGGACTTCCTTCTGTAGACGAATTAAGGGGTGCTCTTGATGCTTCAAAAGATGCAGTTGGATATTCTATATATACCTGGAATACACTAAGTGACGAATTAAAAGACCTATTTGCTAATTATTAA
- a CDS encoding DeoR/GlpR family DNA-binding transcription regulator encodes MSMSISDRMFGEERRLKIAEIISKDKSISVSELSKLFNVSESTIRRDLHVLEEKGFIQRTHGGAILNVGTHYEPAFFEKEDVELEAKRKIGKIAASMIEEGDSIILDAGTTTLEIARNLKNMKLTVVTNSPLIAIELSKHEDIELIMTGGIQRWKTKALVGPIAEMVIRQFKVDKAFIGTNAISFEDGLMTPDLIEANTKKAMCDVASEVYIVADHTKFGKKSFVKFADIKDITAIITDDEVDYEIVRKYEQANIDIVSFGKDENNDNNSNGESSN; translated from the coding sequence ATGAGTATGAGCATATCTGATAGGATGTTTGGTGAGGAGAGACGCTTAAAGATTGCAGAAATTATAAGTAAGGATAAAAGTATCAGTGTTTCTGAGCTTAGTAAACTTTTTAATGTTTCTGAATCTACAATAAGAAGAGATTTGCATGTACTGGAGGAAAAGGGTTTCATACAAAGGACTCACGGTGGCGCAATATTGAATGTTGGCACTCATTATGAGCCTGCATTTTTTGAAAAAGAAGATGTAGAACTTGAGGCAAAAAGGAAAATAGGTAAAATTGCTGCATCAATGATAGAAGAAGGAGATTCTATAATTTTAGATGCTGGTACGACTACTCTTGAGATAGCGAGAAATCTTAAGAATATGAAACTTACTGTTGTCACAAATTCACCTCTTATTGCGATAGAACTTTCAAAACACGAGGATATTGAGCTTATTATGACAGGAGGCATACAGAGGTGGAAGACTAAGGCTTTAGTTGGTCCTATTGCTGAAATGGTAATAAGACAGTTTAAAGTGGATAAGGCTTTTATAGGCACAAATGCTATATCTTTTGAGGATGGGCTTATGACTCCAGACTTAATTGAGGCCAATACAAAAAAGGCGATGTGTGATGTGGCAAGTGAAGTTTATATAGTAGCAGACCACACTAAATTTGGGAAAAAATCTTTTGTTAAATTTGCAGATATAAAGGACATTACGGCAATAATAACAGATGATGAGGTTGATTATGAGATAGTGAGAAAATATGAACAGGCAAATATAGATATAGTAAGTTTTGGAAAGGATGAAAATAATGATAACAACAGTAACGGCGAATCCAGCAATTGA